One stretch of Streptomyces sp. R21 DNA includes these proteins:
- a CDS encoding Uma2 family endonuclease codes for MSAAREYGLDDDYEWPRPPEGGWTADDLDELPNLPPHTELIDGSLVFASPQTRFHARAMLLLLNALLNHVPEGLDVIHEMTIRLNKRNRPEPDVLVFREGADVGPKQTWYRPEDVVIAVEIVSEESEDRDREVKPRKYAQAGIPHYWRVEENQGLPVVYVYELDPATQAYALTGIFHNRLKSTVPFPVDIDLTAIDRRRGLGVTDQPQGPEV; via the coding sequence ATGAGCGCCGCACGTGAGTACGGGCTGGACGACGACTACGAGTGGCCCCGTCCGCCGGAGGGCGGCTGGACGGCGGACGACCTCGACGAGCTTCCCAACCTTCCTCCGCACACGGAGTTGATCGACGGGAGTCTTGTCTTCGCGAGTCCGCAGACTCGTTTCCATGCGCGCGCCATGCTCTTGCTGCTGAACGCCCTGCTGAATCACGTGCCGGAGGGGCTGGACGTCATCCATGAGATGACCATCAGGCTCAACAAGCGCAATCGGCCCGAGCCCGATGTCCTGGTGTTCCGTGAGGGCGCCGACGTCGGCCCGAAGCAGACCTGGTACCGGCCGGAAGACGTGGTGATCGCTGTAGAGATCGTCTCCGAGGAGTCCGAGGACCGGGACCGAGAGGTCAAGCCACGGAAGTACGCCCAGGCGGGGATCCCGCACTACTGGCGCGTCGAGGAGAACCAGGGCCTTCCAGTGGTCTACGTCTATGAACTCGACCCCGCGACCCAGGCCTACGCTCTGACGGGCATCTTCCACAACCGCCTCAAGTCGACCGTCCCGTTCCCCGTCGACATCGACCTCACGGCAATCGACCGCCGCCGAGGCCTCGGGGTCACCGATCAGCCACAGGGACCCGAGGTCTGA
- a CDS encoding FtsW/RodA/SpoVE family cell cycle protein, translating to MTINAGTTVAADPPTPGVRLPRRRGIEFTLIVVAVLLSVYGYCAVGLAKNGTVPPGAAGYGAGLGVLALLAHIAVRLRAPYADPLLLPIAVLLNGLGLVLIYRLDLETPHDPAATTQLVWSTVGVGLFIAAVLLLRDHRVLQRYTYVSVVTALFLLLLPVFFPPVNGARIWVRIAGFSIQPGEFAKVLLAVFFAGYLAANRNALAYTGRQVWRLRRLQLPTGRVLGPIVAIWLLSVGVLVLERDLGTSLLFFGLFVILLYVASGRTGWIAVGLLLACVGAVAVGRLEPHVHSRVQDWLHPFASIEAGEGPNQLAQSLFAFSAGGMLGTGLGLGHSILIGFAAKSDFILATAGEELGLVGLSAIFLLYALLVERGYRAGLALRDPFGRLLAIGLASIIALQVFVIAGGVTGLIPLTGMAMPFLAQGGSSVVTNWLIVALLIRISDSARSQYDGTAAP from the coding sequence ATGACGATCAATGCCGGAACCACCGTGGCAGCGGATCCGCCCACTCCCGGTGTACGCCTTCCCCGGCGCCGTGGCATCGAGTTCACCCTCATCGTCGTCGCCGTCCTGCTCTCCGTGTACGGCTACTGCGCTGTCGGTCTCGCCAAGAACGGCACCGTCCCGCCCGGCGCCGCCGGTTACGGCGCCGGGCTCGGCGTGCTCGCCCTGCTCGCGCACATCGCGGTGCGGCTGCGGGCGCCGTACGCCGATCCGCTGCTCCTGCCGATCGCCGTGCTGCTCAACGGCCTCGGCCTGGTGCTGATCTACCGGCTCGACCTGGAGACCCCGCACGACCCGGCGGCCACCACACAGCTCGTCTGGTCGACGGTCGGCGTGGGGCTGTTCATCGCGGCCGTACTGCTCCTGCGCGACCACCGCGTGCTCCAGCGGTATACGTACGTCTCGGTCGTCACCGCGCTGTTCCTGCTGCTCCTGCCGGTCTTCTTCCCGCCCGTGAACGGCGCCCGCATCTGGGTCCGGATCGCCGGATTCTCCATCCAGCCGGGCGAGTTCGCGAAGGTACTGCTCGCCGTGTTCTTCGCCGGGTACCTGGCGGCCAACCGCAACGCGCTCGCCTACACCGGCCGCCAGGTCTGGCGGTTGCGGCGGCTCCAGCTGCCCACCGGCCGCGTTCTCGGCCCGATCGTGGCCATCTGGCTGCTGAGCGTGGGGGTGCTGGTCCTGGAGCGGGATCTCGGCACCTCGCTGCTCTTCTTCGGGCTTTTCGTCATCCTGCTGTACGTCGCCAGCGGCCGGACCGGCTGGATCGCGGTCGGTCTGCTGCTCGCCTGCGTGGGCGCGGTGGCCGTCGGCCGGCTCGAACCGCACGTGCACAGCAGGGTGCAGGACTGGCTGCATCCGTTCGCGTCGATCGAGGCGGGCGAGGGGCCCAACCAACTCGCCCAGTCCCTCTTCGCGTTCTCCGCCGGCGGGATGCTCGGCACCGGCCTGGGCCTCGGCCACTCGATCCTCATCGGCTTCGCCGCCAAGTCGGACTTCATCCTGGCGACGGCGGGCGAGGAGCTGGGCCTGGTCGGCCTGTCGGCGATCTTCCTGCTGTACGCCCTCCTCGTCGAGCGCGGCTACCGGGCGGGCCTCGCCCTGCGTGACCCCTTCGGACGGCTCCTCGCGATCGGCCTCGCCTCGATCATCGCGCTCCAGGTCTTCGTGATCGCGGGCGGCGTGACCGGGCTGATCCCGCTGACCGGCATGGCGATGCCGTTCCTCGCGCAGGGCGGCTCCTCCGTCGTCACCAACTGGCTGATCGTGGCGCTGCTGATCCGGATCAGCGATTCGGCCCGCAGCCAGTACGACGGGACGGCCGCCCCGTGA
- a CDS encoding DEAD/DEAH box helicase, producing the protein MTLPVALSGSDVIGQAKTGTGKTLGFGLPLLERVTVPADVEAGRAQPEQLTDAPQALVVVPTRELCTQVTNDLQTAGKVRNVRVLAIYGGRAYEPQVEALKKGVDVIVGTPGRLLDLAGQKKLNLKHIKSLVLDEADEMLDLGFLPDVEKIINMLPARRQTMLFSATMPGAVIGLARRYMSQPTHINATSPDDEGKTVRNTTQFIYRAHNMDKPEIVSRILQADDRGLVMVFCRTKRTAADLADQLQQRGFASGAVHGDLGQGAREQALRAFRNGKVDVLVCTDVAARGIDVEGVTHVINYQSPEDEKTYLHRIGRTGRAGAKGIAVTLVDWDDIPRWQLINKALDLGFNDPPETYSTSPHLFEELNIPVGTKGILPRSERTRAGLSAEAVEDLGETGGRGGPRGRGGRSAAPAPAAERERPARTPRRRRRTRGGSTLDETSAAPQTPSTSPAVSEAVEASEPRTPRRRRRTRSGAGEPVAATAAVEVTETAKAVEPSVPAAAEAALATAEGTDAKPRRRRTRKTAEPVEATVETVVAEEVPEAPAKPRRTRKAAVAAPEATEVAEVVEAKPRRTRAKAATTTATAAAEAAVDTAEATEAKPRRRTRKTTEAPAATAEATIPAQTAPPADSAEPEAKPRRRTRKVAEAAVDTAEGAAEAKPRRRTRKAAAAPEPADS; encoded by the coding sequence ATGACGCTCCCCGTCGCCCTTTCGGGCAGCGACGTCATCGGCCAGGCCAAGACCGGCACCGGCAAGACGCTGGGCTTCGGCCTCCCGCTCCTCGAGCGCGTGACCGTTCCCGCCGACGTCGAGGCGGGCCGGGCGCAGCCCGAGCAGCTCACCGACGCCCCGCAGGCCCTCGTCGTCGTCCCGACGCGCGAGCTGTGCACGCAGGTCACCAACGACCTGCAGACCGCGGGCAAGGTCCGCAACGTACGCGTGCTCGCCATCTACGGCGGCCGTGCGTACGAGCCGCAGGTCGAGGCCCTGAAGAAGGGCGTCGACGTCATCGTCGGCACCCCGGGCCGTCTGCTGGACCTCGCGGGCCAGAAGAAGCTCAACCTCAAGCACATCAAGTCCCTCGTCCTCGACGAGGCCGACGAGATGCTCGACCTGGGCTTCCTGCCCGACGTCGAGAAGATCATCAACATGCTGCCGGCCCGCCGTCAGACGATGCTGTTCTCGGCGACCATGCCGGGCGCCGTCATCGGCCTCGCGCGCCGCTACATGTCGCAGCCCACGCACATCAACGCCACCTCGCCGGACGACGAGGGCAAGACCGTCCGCAACACCACGCAGTTCATCTACCGTGCGCACAACATGGACAAGCCCGAGATCGTCTCGCGCATCCTCCAGGCCGACGACCGCGGGCTCGTGATGGTGTTCTGCCGCACCAAGCGGACGGCGGCGGACCTCGCCGACCAGCTCCAGCAGCGCGGTTTCGCCTCCGGCGCGGTCCATGGCGACCTCGGCCAGGGCGCCCGCGAGCAGGCGCTGCGCGCGTTCCGCAACGGCAAGGTCGACGTGCTCGTCTGCACCGACGTGGCCGCCCGCGGCATCGACGTCGAGGGCGTCACGCACGTCATCAACTACCAGTCCCCCGAGGACGAGAAGACCTACCTGCACCGCATCGGCCGTACGGGCCGCGCGGGCGCCAAGGGCATCGCGGTCACCCTCGTCGACTGGGACGACATCCCGCGCTGGCAGCTCATCAACAAGGCGCTGGACCTCGGGTTCAACGACCCGCCGGAGACGTACTCCACGTCCCCGCACCTCTTCGAGGAACTGAACATCCCGGTCGGCACGAAGGGCATCCTGCCGCGCTCCGAGCGCACGCGGGCGGGCCTTTCCGCCGAGGCGGTCGAGGACCTCGGCGAGACCGGTGGACGCGGTGGTCCGCGTGGCCGCGGTGGCCGTTCGGCGGCGCCGGCACCGGCCGCCGAGCGTGAGCGTCCGGCACGTACGCCGCGTCGCCGCCGTCGTACGCGCGGTGGGTCGACGCTGGACGAGACGTCCGCCGCGCCGCAGACGCCGTCCACCTCTCCCGCTGTCTCCGAGGCCGTCGAGGCGAGCGAGCCGCGCACTCCGCGCCGTCGCCGCCGCACGCGCAGCGGGGCGGGGGAGCCGGTGGCGGCCACGGCCGCCGTCGAGGTCACCGAGACCGCCAAGGCCGTCGAGCCGTCGGTCCCCGCAGCCGCGGAGGCCGCCCTCGCCACGGCGGAGGGCACGGACGCCAAGCCGCGTCGTCGGCGCACCCGCAAGACGGCGGAGCCGGTGGAGGCCACGGTCGAGACCGTGGTGGCCGAGGAGGTCCCCGAGGCTCCGGCCAAGCCGCGTCGTACGCGTAAGGCCGCGGTGGCCGCACCTGAGGCCACCGAAGTCGCCGAGGTCGTCGAGGCGAAGCCCCGCCGCACCCGCGCCAAGGCCGCCACCACGACGGCTACCGCTGCCGCCGAGGCCGCCGTGGACACCGCCGAGGCGACCGAGGCCAAGCCGCGCCGCCGCACCCGCAAGACCACGGAAGCCCCCGCCGCTACGGCAGAGGCCACCATCCCCGCCCAGACCGCGCCCCCGGCCGACTCGGCCGAGCCCGAGGCCAAGCCCCGCCGACGCACCCGCAAGGTCGCCGAAGCCGCCGTCGACACCGCGGAGGGCGCTGCCGAGGCCAAGCCTCGCCGGCGCACCCGCAAGGCCGCGGCTGCCCCGGAGCCCGCGGACAGCTGA
- a CDS encoding ATP-binding protein, translating to MRPALPHWTATLTWKAAAFITVMCCGLAALLGLLVHVSVTEQTVGEARDHALDRLTEVTKAYEAGDRLPPDAGVDLPGLPEPLRTLASVGQRGTMVGDHDPHPTMWAAGPTDGGHALAVRVDYSQGAHAINALDSAIVWSSALAIGATLLVGSFAVTRVTRRLHATAQVARRISAGDLDARVDDPRTQDPTRHQDEVAAVAGALDTMAAGLQSKLLSEQRFTADVAHELRTPLTGLHAAAELLPPGRPTELVRDRVATLRTLTEDLLEISRLDTRSERLDLDSEQLAPLAERVVRASGMTGTSTSRPETGTTEVRVVRDTHVETDRRRLERVLGNLVANAHKHGRGPVVLTVDGPVVTVRDHGDGFPDYLVEHGPQRFRTEGGAKGHGLGLTIALGQAEVLGARLAFANAPDGGAVATLTLPQHERDERGAPTA from the coding sequence ATGAGACCGGCCCTCCCGCACTGGACCGCCACCCTCACCTGGAAGGCGGCTGCCTTCATCACGGTGATGTGCTGCGGTCTGGCCGCGCTGCTCGGGCTGCTCGTGCACGTCTCGGTGACCGAGCAGACCGTAGGCGAGGCGCGGGACCACGCGCTGGACCGGCTGACCGAGGTGACGAAGGCGTACGAGGCGGGCGACCGGCTGCCGCCCGACGCCGGTGTCGATCTCCCGGGGCTGCCCGAGCCGCTGCGGACGCTCGCCTCGGTCGGGCAGCGCGGCACGATGGTCGGCGACCACGATCCGCACCCCACGATGTGGGCGGCCGGCCCCACCGACGGCGGGCACGCACTCGCCGTGCGGGTCGACTACTCACAGGGCGCCCACGCCATCAACGCGCTGGACAGCGCGATCGTGTGGTCCTCGGCGCTGGCGATCGGCGCGACGCTGCTCGTGGGGTCGTTCGCGGTGACCAGGGTGACCCGGCGGCTGCACGCGACGGCGCAGGTGGCGCGGCGGATCAGCGCGGGCGACCTGGACGCGCGCGTCGACGATCCGCGTACTCAGGATCCGACGCGCCACCAGGACGAGGTGGCCGCGGTCGCCGGGGCGCTGGACACGATGGCGGCCGGCCTCCAGAGCAAACTGCTGAGCGAGCAGCGGTTCACCGCGGACGTGGCGCACGAGCTGCGCACCCCGCTCACCGGGCTGCACGCGGCGGCCGAGCTGCTGCCGCCGGGGCGCCCGACCGAACTCGTACGCGACCGGGTGGCCACGCTGCGCACGCTCACCGAGGACCTGCTGGAGATCTCCCGGCTGGACACCCGCAGTGAGCGCCTCGACCTGGACTCGGAGCAGCTCGCCCCGCTGGCCGAGCGGGTGGTGCGGGCGTCGGGGATGACCGGCACCTCCACCAGCAGGCCGGAGACGGGCACGACCGAGGTCCGTGTCGTGCGCGACACACACGTCGAGACCGACCGGCGGCGCCTGGAGCGGGTGCTCGGGAACCTCGTGGCGAACGCGCACAAGCACGGCAGGGGGCCGGTGGTGCTGACCGTCGACGGGCCGGTCGTCACTGTGCGGGACCACGGGGACGGCTTCCCGGACTACCTCGTCGAGCACGGGCCGCAGCGCTTCCGCACGGAGGGCGGTGCGAAGGGCCACGGGCTCGGGCTGACCATCGCGCTCGGCCAGGCCGAGGTGCTGGGCGCACGGCTGGCGTTCGCCAACGCGCCCGACGGCGGGGCGGTGGCGACACTGACACTCCCTCAGCACGAACGGGACGAGCGGGGCGCCCCCACGGCGTGA
- a CDS encoding penicillin-binding transpeptidase domain-containing protein: MTKYIRRAAVLCAVLLVALLVNATRVQVFQASSYDDNPANRRQTIARWGQPRGDVVVGGRPVTGSRDTGEQLRYERTYRNGPLYAPVTGFASQVYGTTFLENAEDSVLSGTDPLLSPLPLWNDVTRAQNAGGKVVTTINEAAQQAAYGGLGDRRGAVAAIEPSTGKILALVSAPSYDPGELSGTGTEVTRAWRRLNGDESKPMLNRAIRQTYPPGSTFKVVTAAAALESGVVTDVDAPTKSPNPYRLPGTSTSLTNEVDGCEDASLRYAFEWSCNTVFAKLGVDVGLGDMTGTADSFGFNNRRLRIPFSVAPSNFDTRLDKAQLALSSIGQFDTRATPLQMAMISAAVAGGGSVKSPYLVERRTSAGGGTVSTAGPRTLHQAMNPATALRLREMMTDVVTEGTGTNAAIPGATVGGKTGTAQHGIGNAGTPYAWFISWAQADDAMQPAVAVAVVVEDADADRGDISGGGDAAPIAKAVMEAVLGS, translated from the coding sequence GTGACCAAGTACATCCGCAGAGCCGCCGTCCTGTGCGCCGTCCTGCTGGTCGCCCTACTGGTGAACGCCACCCGCGTCCAGGTCTTCCAGGCCTCGTCATACGACGACAATCCCGCCAACCGCCGCCAGACGATCGCCCGTTGGGGCCAGCCCCGCGGCGACGTCGTGGTCGGCGGCCGCCCGGTCACCGGCTCCCGGGACACCGGCGAGCAGCTCCGCTACGAACGCACGTACCGCAACGGCCCGTTGTACGCGCCCGTCACCGGCTTCGCCTCCCAGGTGTACGGCACGACGTTCCTGGAGAACGCCGAGGACAGTGTCCTCTCCGGCACCGACCCGCTGCTCTCCCCGCTCCCCCTGTGGAACGACGTCACACGCGCCCAGAACGCCGGCGGCAAGGTCGTCACCACCATCAACGAGGCCGCGCAGCAGGCGGCGTACGGCGGACTCGGCGACCGCCGGGGCGCGGTGGCGGCGATCGAACCGTCGACCGGCAAGATCCTCGCGCTGGTCTCCGCGCCGTCGTACGACCCCGGCGAGCTGTCCGGGACCGGGACGGAGGTGACCAGGGCCTGGCGGCGGCTCAACGGTGACGAGTCCAAGCCGATGCTCAACCGGGCCATCCGGCAGACGTATCCGCCGGGCTCGACGTTCAAGGTGGTGACGGCCGCGGCGGCGCTGGAGTCGGGCGTGGTGACGGACGTGGACGCGCCGACGAAGTCCCCGAACCCGTACAGGCTGCCCGGCACCTCCACGTCGCTCACCAACGAGGTCGACGGGTGCGAGGACGCCTCGCTGCGGTACGCCTTCGAGTGGTCCTGCAACACGGTGTTCGCGAAGCTGGGTGTGGACGTGGGGCTGGGCGACATGACGGGCACGGCCGACAGCTTCGGCTTCAACAACCGGCGGTTGAGGATCCCGTTCTCCGTCGCGCCCAGCAACTTCGACACCCGGCTGGACAAGGCGCAGCTGGCCCTCTCCTCCATCGGGCAGTTCGACACCCGGGCCACGCCGCTCCAGATGGCGATGATCTCGGCGGCCGTGGCGGGCGGCGGATCGGTCAAGTCGCCGTATCTGGTGGAGAGAAGGACCTCCGCGGGCGGTGGCACGGTGTCGACGGCCGGGCCGCGGACCCTGCACCAGGCGATGAACCCGGCGACCGCGCTGCGGCTGCGCGAGATGATGACGGACGTCGTGACGGAGGGCACCGGCACGAACGCCGCGATCCCGGGCGCGACCGTGGGCGGCAAGACCGGCACCGCGCAGCACGGCATCGGCAACGCCGGTACGCCGTATGCCTGGTTCATCTCCTGGGCGCAGGCGGACGACGCCATGCAACCCGCCGTGGCTGTCGCGGTCGTCGTCGAGGACGCGGACGCCGACCGCGGGGACATCAGCGGGGGCGGGGACGCGGCGCCGATCGCCAAGGCGGTGATGGAGGCGGTGCTCGGTTCGTGA
- a CDS encoding SH3 domain-containing protein, whose product MALRSILARLAIAAAGGALVALAATTPAVANDEWGDGPGASSRNDGWGHHGEHGDHGDHNNPRLYEGRVTARGGLILRGAPNRGGTYIRTAPYGSIVSIFCKTPGETIDGNPLWYLLTDGTWAWGAARYIDNIGPAPRWC is encoded by the coding sequence ATGGCCCTGCGGTCCATCCTCGCCCGTCTCGCCATAGCCGCCGCGGGCGGCGCTCTCGTCGCCCTCGCCGCCACGACCCCCGCCGTCGCGAACGACGAGTGGGGCGACGGCCCCGGGGCCAGCAGCCGCAACGACGGCTGGGGCCACCACGGCGAGCACGGTGATCACGGCGACCACAACAACCCACGCCTCTACGAGGGCCGGGTCACCGCCCGCGGCGGCCTGATCCTGCGCGGCGCCCCCAACCGGGGCGGCACCTACATCCGCACCGCCCCGTACGGCTCGATCGTCTCGATCTTCTGCAAGACACCGGGCGAGACCATCGACGGCAACCCGCTCTGGTACCTGCTGACCGACGGCACCTGGGCCTGGGGCGCGGCACGCTACATCGACAACATCGGGCCCGCGCCACGCTGGTGCTGA
- a CDS encoding diiron oxygenase: MTTVTEADVLRDALGLLKDREQVAERLLDSSAKHSFDPDKELDWDAPFEDGKWFWPPELVSLYGTPLWKRMSEEQRILLSQHESAALASLGIWFEIILMQLLVRHIYDKAATSAHVRYALTEIEDECRHSKMFARLISRGGTPYYPVSRAHLNLGRLFKTISTTPGSFTATLLGEEILDWMQRLTFPDERVQTLVRGVTRIHVVEEARHVRYAREELRRQMVTAPRWSQEFTRVTSGEFARIFSVAFVNPEVYTNVGLDKREALAQVKASGHRTDVMQTGAKRLTDFLDDIGVLRGVGRRLWRSSGLLA, encoded by the coding sequence ATGACGACCGTGACGGAAGCCGATGTGCTGCGCGACGCGCTCGGCCTGCTCAAGGACCGTGAGCAGGTGGCCGAGCGGCTGCTCGACTCTTCCGCCAAGCACTCCTTCGACCCCGACAAGGAGTTGGACTGGGACGCGCCCTTCGAGGACGGCAAGTGGTTCTGGCCGCCGGAGCTGGTGTCCCTGTACGGCACGCCGCTGTGGAAGCGGATGAGCGAGGAGCAGCGGATTCTGCTGTCGCAGCACGAGTCCGCGGCGCTGGCCTCGCTCGGGATCTGGTTCGAGATCATCCTGATGCAGCTGCTGGTGCGGCACATCTACGACAAGGCCGCGACGAGTGCGCATGTGCGGTACGCCCTGACCGAGATCGAGGACGAGTGCCGGCACTCGAAGATGTTCGCTCGGCTGATCTCCCGCGGGGGGACGCCGTACTACCCGGTGAGCCGGGCGCATCTGAACCTCGGGCGGCTCTTCAAGACGATCTCGACCACGCCGGGGTCGTTCACGGCGACGCTGCTGGGCGAGGAGATCCTCGACTGGATGCAGCGGCTGACGTTCCCGGACGAGCGGGTGCAGACGCTGGTCCGCGGGGTCACGCGGATCCATGTCGTGGAGGAGGCCCGCCATGTGCGGTACGCCCGTGAGGAGTTGCGGCGCCAGATGGTGACCGCTCCGCGCTGGTCGCAGGAGTTCACCCGGGTCACCTCGGGCGAGTTCGCGCGCATCTTCTCGGTCGCCTTCGTGAATCCGGAGGTCTACACGAACGTCGGCCTCGACAAGCGCGAGGCCCTGGCGCAGGTGAAGGCGAGCGGGCACCGGACGGATGTCATGCAGACCGGGGCGAAGCGGTTGACCGACTTTCTGGACGACATCGGGGTGTTGCGGGGGGTGGGGCGGCGGTTGTGGAGGTCGTCCGGTCTGCTGGCGTGA
- a CDS encoding DUF3291 domain-containing protein, with the protein MTATRETAAYELAQVNIARLKFPLDSPELKDFVDALDPVNAVADAADGFVWRLQSDSGDATDIAVFDDAWLIINMSTWRDTNALTDFMYQGQHRELLARRREWFERVEEAMVVLWWVPAGHRPTVAEAEERLLHLREHGATPYAFTLRTSYPAGAPVRPRVPVADR; encoded by the coding sequence ATGACAGCCACGAGGGAAACCGCCGCGTACGAACTCGCCCAGGTCAACATCGCCCGCCTCAAATTCCCGCTGGACTCACCGGAGTTGAAGGACTTCGTGGACGCCCTCGATCCGGTGAACGCCGTCGCGGACGCCGCCGACGGGTTCGTCTGGCGGCTGCAGAGCGACTCCGGCGACGCGACGGACATCGCCGTCTTCGACGACGCCTGGCTCATCATCAACATGTCCACGTGGCGGGACACCAACGCTCTGACGGACTTCATGTACCAGGGGCAGCACCGGGAGCTGCTGGCGCGGCGGCGCGAGTGGTTCGAGCGGGTGGAGGAGGCGATGGTGGTGCTGTGGTGGGTACCGGCGGGGCACCGGCCGACGGTCGCGGAGGCGGAGGAGCGGCTGCTGCATCTGCGGGAGCACGGGGCTACGCCGTACGCGTTCACGCTGCGGACGTCGTACCCGGCGGGGGCGCCGGTCAGACCTCGGGTCCCTGTGGCTGATCGGTGA
- a CDS encoding ferritin-like domain-containing protein codes for MPTHELYAKDPGDPLWQVPAAGAARFSWEYDDGRDRLLALYQKGKDKQWDGQKRIDWDLEVDPYDPLGTPDDAMTLYGTRHWAKMTDRDKGELRKHYTAWQFSQFLHGEQGAMVCAARIVESVPDLDAKFYSATQTMDEARHAEIYGRFLHEKIGMLYPINDNLQSLLGDTLRDSRWDMPYLGMQVLIEGLALAAFGMIRDTTDKPLPKQILAYVMQDEARHVAFGRMALRDYYQQLSDAELREREEFVIEGCYLMRDRLRGIEVLENFGIPKAEAEEYSEKSEFLHLFRQLLFSRIVPCVKDIGLWGKRLQEAYVDMGVFEMGNSNLDLLMAQDEEVAEKLDAERFAAEERERVAEVAGAIEAGTEG; via the coding sequence ATGCCGACGCATGAGCTGTACGCCAAGGATCCGGGAGACCCCCTCTGGCAGGTACCGGCCGCGGGGGCGGCACGCTTCAGCTGGGAGTACGACGACGGCCGGGACCGTCTGCTCGCCCTGTACCAGAAGGGCAAGGACAAGCAGTGGGACGGCCAGAAGCGGATCGACTGGGACCTTGAGGTCGACCCGTACGACCCGCTCGGGACCCCCGACGATGCGATGACCCTCTACGGCACCCGGCACTGGGCGAAGATGACCGACAGGGACAAAGGCGAACTGCGAAAGCACTACACCGCCTGGCAGTTCAGCCAGTTCCTGCACGGCGAGCAGGGCGCCATGGTCTGCGCGGCGCGCATCGTCGAGTCGGTCCCCGACCTCGACGCGAAGTTCTATTCGGCCACCCAGACCATGGACGAGGCGAGGCACGCCGAGATCTACGGCCGCTTCCTGCACGAGAAGATCGGGATGCTCTACCCGATCAACGACAACCTCCAGTCCCTGCTCGGCGACACCCTCCGCGACTCCCGCTGGGACATGCCGTACCTGGGCATGCAAGTCCTCATCGAGGGACTGGCGTTGGCGGCGTTCGGCATGATCCGCGACACCACGGACAAGCCGCTCCCGAAGCAGATCCTCGCGTACGTCATGCAGGACGAGGCCCGCCACGTGGCCTTCGGCCGCATGGCACTGCGCGACTACTACCAGCAGCTCAGCGACGCCGAACTGCGCGAGCGCGAGGAATTCGTCATCGAGGGCTGCTACTTGATGCGCGACCGGCTGCGCGGCATCGAGGTCCTGGAGAACTTCGGAATACCCAAGGCGGAGGCCGAGGAGTACAGCGAGAAGTCCGAGTTCCTGCACCTCTTCCGCCAGTTGCTCTTCAGCCGCATCGTCCCGTGCGTCAAGGACATCGGTCTGTGGGGCAAGCGCCTCCAGGAGGCGTACGTCGACATGGGCGTCTTCGAGATGGGCAACTCGAACCTCGACCTGCTGATGGCCCAGGACGAGGAGGTCGCCGAGAAGCTGGACGCGGAACGGTTCGCGGCGGAGGAACGGGAGCGGGTGGCGGAGGTGGCGGGGGCGATCGAGGCGGGGACGGAAGGTTGA